In the genome of Terribacillus sp. FSL K6-0262, one region contains:
- a CDS encoding GNAT family protein, which produces MESTIKRNLVIREAEIKDAEALARLRVKTDGETEYMDREEGEGYLSPKDFEALIIKDRKELTNLCLVACDKGKVVGYCRCEGNELRRLSHQVTFGIAILKEYWGYGIGRKMLEMIIAWSQKQEIHKINLSVLASNKRAIRLYEAYGFQIEGCLKNDKRLSDGEFHDTVLMARFLNK; this is translated from the coding sequence ATGGAAAGTACTATAAAAAGAAACCTTGTCATACGCGAAGCTGAGATAAAAGATGCTGAAGCTTTAGCGCGGCTGAGAGTGAAAACCGATGGAGAAACAGAATATATGGATAGAGAAGAAGGAGAAGGGTATCTGTCACCGAAAGATTTCGAGGCATTGATAATCAAGGATCGGAAGGAACTGACCAATTTATGCCTTGTTGCCTGTGACAAGGGAAAAGTAGTTGGTTATTGCAGATGTGAAGGTAATGAATTAAGGCGGTTATCGCATCAAGTTACATTCGGCATTGCAATTTTAAAGGAGTATTGGGGATATGGTATAGGCAGAAAGATGCTGGAAATGATTATTGCGTGGTCTCAAAAGCAAGAAATACATAAAATCAATCTATCTGTTCTTGCATCGAATAAACGTGCCATTCGTCTGTACGAAGCATACGGTTTTCAAATTGAAGGCTGTCTGAAAAATGATAAAAGATTGAGTGACGGCGAATTTCACGATACTGTACTTATGGCCCGGTTCTTGAACAAGTAA